The DNA region GGGGATAGGCATTAATCTATATTGCCTCTTTTATCTTGGCGATGAGCTTCCCGGCTTGTTCCAGGATGTCGGCTATCTCCTCTCTGGGGTAGTCAACAGGAGGGCCGGGTGGGTAACGATCTTCCAGATAAAAAGCAGAAACTATTCTGGCAAAATCCAGGAACTGCTCAAAGGCCTTGTCGTAGCTTGTCACCTCGCTGACTAACACTTCCAGATCGTGGGTTTTCTGGAGCTTCCAGCCATAGGCTAAAAGATAGCCC from Chloroflexota bacterium includes:
- a CDS encoding HEPN domain-containing protein; this encodes MQSARLLFQQGGHGDTIAVLAQQAAEKYLKGYLLAYGWKLQKTHDLEVLVSEVTSYDKAFEQFLDFARIVSAFYLEDRYPPGPPVDYPREEIADILEQAGKLIAKIKEAI